The following coding sequences lie in one Capsicum annuum cultivar UCD-10X-F1 chromosome 5, UCD10Xv1.1, whole genome shotgun sequence genomic window:
- the LOC124898529 gene encoding uncharacterized protein LOC124898529, translated as MVKDCLDYARSYKVCQFHANFIHQPPEVLHLTVSSWRFNAWGRDGVGSLPKSSGGYLYILAATDYFSKWAEAVALKEVKKENVANFTRVNIIYSTNNEKPFDNKLMNKLYDLFGFKKHKSSMYYTAANGLAKIFNKTLCNLLKKVISKSKRD; from the coding sequence atggtgaaagattgcttggactatgctagaagttACAAAGTttgccaattccatgcaaattttatacatcaacctccagaggtactaCACCTAACTGTATCATCTTGGcgattcaatgcttggggaaggGATGGTGTTGGttcactaccaaaatcttctggaggatacttatacatcttggccgcgaCAGATTACTTCTCTAAATGGGCTGAAGCTGTTGCtcttaaggaagtaaagaaagaaaatgtcgCAAATTTCACTCGAGTGAATATTATCTACTCAACTAACAATGaaaagccatttgataacaagctgatgaacAAACTCTATGATCTTTTTGGTTTCAAGAAgcacaagtcttctatgtactaTACTGCCGCCAATGGTTTAGCCAAAatattcaataagactttatgtaaTTTGTTGAAGAAGGTCATCTCCAAGTCCAAACGAGACTGA